In Amphiura filiformis chromosome 2, Afil_fr2py, whole genome shotgun sequence, one DNA window encodes the following:
- the LOC140141847 gene encoding b(0,+)-type amino acid transporter 1-like: MATQRHKKYGSVEGTTQTESPKLNDDPHDDHKVHLKRQIGLFTATCLVIGNVIGVGIFISPKGVLRQTQSVGMCLVVWSLCGLITLLGALCYIELGTMIPKSGGEYVFFYTAFGSAPAFLFSWASNLILRPAGLAIVCISFADYAVAPFLEGTGNACDPPDNAMKLIAITCLLFLAMINGVSVNLSTNFNNFFTISKLTALAIIIVVGIVRIAQGYTEHLDPSTSFDDSATNVLAYGVAFYQGLFPYDGWNKLTYITEELINPYRNLPLAILMGVPIVTVVYILTNIAYFTVLSPGELLQSDAVAVTFSLRTLGPVAWIIPLGVILSIFGVITTSLILSTRLPYVAAREGHMPQILGMIHVRRYTPVPALVFLVSLVIIMILPGTIDTLLNYFSFVNWLVYGSSFIALLWLRYKHPEWERPIKVPLIIPILMIITSLYLIAAPIIDNPSLEYLFAALFILAGLIVYFPLAYYKYRPPFMDWLTLYLQLFFEVAPSGYNT, from the exons ATGGCAACGCAAAGACATAAAAAGTATGGAAGCGTCGAAGGCACAACCCAAACTGAATCACCGAAGTTGAATGATGACCCCCATGACGATCACAAAGTCCACCTCAAGAGACAG ATTGGCCTCTTTACAGCGACTTGCCTAGTAATAGGAAATGTCATTGGGGTTGGCATATTCATCTCACCAAAAGGAGTTCTGAGGCAGACACAAAGTGTGGGAATGTGTCTTGTTGTTTGGTCGTTGTGCGGACTGATAACGTTACTAG GTGCCTTGTGTTACATTGAGCTAGGAACAATGATACCCAAATCAGGTGGTGAATATGTATTCTTCTATACCGCATTCGGCAGCGCACCCGCATTCCTGTTCTCTTGGGCATCCAATCTCATTTTACGACCGGCTGGGCTGGCTATTGTATGTATCAGTTTCGCTGACTATGCCGTGGCGCCATTTTTGGAAGGAACGGGGAATGCGTGTGATCCGCCGGATAATGCAATGAAATTGATTGCGATTACTTGTCTTT TGTTTTTAGCGATGATCAACGGTGTCAGCGTTAACCTAAGCACAAATTTCAATAACTTCTTCACCATATCCAAATTAACAGCCCTCGCCATTATCATTGTAGTTGGCATTGTCAGGATCGCACAGG GTTACACGGAGCATTTAGATCCTAGCACATCTTTCGACGATTCAGCTACGAACGTGTTAGCTTATGGTGTGGCTTTTTACCAGGGTCTGTTTCCGTACGATGGATG GAATAAACTGACATATATAACTGAAGAACTAATCAACCCCTATAG GAATTTACCACTTGCGATTTTAATGGGCGTACCTATAGTGACGGTGGTATATATATTGACGAATATTGCATACTTCACGGTGTTGTCACCAGGAGAATTGCTACAGTCAGATGCAGTCGCAGTG ACGTTTTCATTAAGGACCTTAGGCCCTGTTGCATGGATAATTCCTCTTGGAGTAATATTATCAATATTCGGCGTGATAACCACATCGTTGATCCTTTCTACGAG ATTACCGTATGTAGCAGCACGAGAGGGACACATGCCTCAAATATTAGGCATGATTCACGTTAGACGATACACACCAGTTCCAGCACTTGTATTTTTG GTATCGCTAGTGATTATCATGATACTACCTGGAACAATAGACACTCTCCTCAATTATTTCAGCTTTGTTAATTGGTTGGTTTATGGAAGCTCATTCATTGCTTTGCTGTGGCTTCGTTACAAACATCCGGAATGGGAGAGACCTATAAAG GTTCCGCTCATCATCCCTATTCTTATGATCATAACTTCTTTATATCTGATTGCTGCACCCATTATTGACAACCCGTCATTAGAATACCTCTTCGCGGCGTTATTCATTTTAGCTGGGCTAATTGTCTACTTTCCTCTTGCGTATTACAAGTACAGACCACCATTTATGG ATTGGCTGACACTATACCTGCAATTATTCTTTGAGGTAGCACCATCAGGCTACAACACTTGA
- the LOC140141856 gene encoding b(0,+)-type amino acid transporter 1-like: MATQRHVTFESDEGTSQTQVPKLNDDDHDDHKVHLKRQIGLFTATCLVIGNIIGVGIFISPKGVLRQTQSVGMCLVVWSLCGLISLLGALCYTELGTMIPKSGGEYVFFYTAFGSAPAFLFSWVTNLILRPASLAIVCISFADYAVAPFLEGSGNACDPPDNAMKLIAITCLFFLAMINCFSVKLSTNFVNFFTISKLIALAIIIVVGIVRIAQGYTEHLDPKTSFDDSATDLFAYGVAFYQGLFPYDGWNGLTYITEELINPYRNLPLAILIGVPIVTVVYILTNIAYFTVLSPAELLQSDAVAVTFSIRTLGPVSWIIPLGVILSIFGVITTGLIFSARLPYVAAREGHMPQILAMIHVRRYTPVPALVFLVSLVTIMILPGTIDTLLNYFSFVNWLVYGSSFIALLWLRYKHPEWERPIKVPLIVPILMVIASLYLIAAPIIDNPSLEYLFAALFVLAGLIVYFPLAYYKYRPPFMDRLTLCLQLFFYVAPSGYNT, encoded by the exons ATGGCAACGCAAAGACATGTAACATTTGAAAGCGACGAAGGCACAAGCCAAACACAGGTACCGAAGTTGAATGATGACGATCATGACGATCACAAAGTCCACCTCAAGAGGCAG ATTGGCCTCTTTACAGCGACTTGTCTAGTAATAGGCAATATCATTGGGGTTGGTATATTCATCTCTCCCAAAGGAGTTCTAAGACAGACACAAAGTGTGGGAATGTGCCTCGTTGTTTGGTCCTTGTGCGGACTGATATCGTTACTAG GTGCCTTATGTTACACTGAGCTAGGAACAATGATACCCAAATCCGGTGGTGAATATGTATTCTTCTATACCGCATTCGGCAGCGCGCCCGCATTCCTGTTCTCGTGGGTAACCAATCTCATTCTACGACCGGCTAGTCTTGCAATAGTATGTATTAGTTTCGCTGATTATGCCGTGGCGCCATTTTTGGAAGGAAGTGGTAATGCGTGTGATCCGCCGGATAATGCAATGAAATTGATTGCGATTACTTGTCTTT TCTTTTTAGCGATGATCAATTGTTTCAGCGTCAAGCTTAGCACCAACTTCGTCAATTTCTTCACTATATCCAAATTAATAGCCCTCGCCATTATCATTGTAGTTGGCATTGTCAGGATTGCACAAG gtTACACGGAACATTTGGATCCTAAAACATCTTTCGACGATTCCGCAACCGACTTATTTGCTTATGGTGTGGCTTTTTACCAGGGTCTGTTTCCGTACGATGGATG GAATGGACTGACATACATAACTGAAGAACTGATTAACCCATATAG GAATTTGCCTCTTGCGATTTTAATAGGCGTACCTATTGTGACAGTTGTATATATTTTGACAAATATAGCATACTTCACGGTGTTGTCACCAGCAGAATTGCTACAATCCGATGCAGTCGCTGTG ACGTTCTCAATAAGGACCTTGGGCCCGGTATCATGGATAATTCCTCTTGGAGTAATATTATCAATATTCGGCGTGATCACTACAGGATTGATCTTTTCTGCGAG ATTACCGTATGTAGCAGCACGAGAGGGACACATGCCTCAAATATTAGCTATGATTCACGTTAGACGATACACACCTGTACCAGCTCTTGTATTTCTG GTATCACTAGTGACTATCATGATACTACCTGGAACAATAGACACTCTCCTCAATTATTTCAGCTTTGTTAATTGGTTGGTTTATGGAAGCTCATTCATTGCTTTGCTGTGGCTTCGTTACAAACATCCGGAATGGGAGAGACCTATAAAG GTTCCGCTCATCGTCCCTATTCTTATGGTTATAGCTTCTTTATATCTGATTGCTGCACCCATTATTGACAACCCGTCTTTAGAATACCTCTTCGCGGCCTTATTCGTTTTAGCTGGGCTAATTGTCTACTTTCCTCTTGCGTATTACAAGTACAGACCACCATTTATGG ATCGGCTGACATTATGCCTGCAATTATTCTTTTACGTAGCACCATCAGGCTACAACACTTGA